In Methylomagnum ishizawai, one DNA window encodes the following:
- a CDS encoding L,D-transpeptidase family protein has protein sequence MRNNNQSLPIFRPRLGGWIAALLVLEPWGVRAEVYTLPSGSDDVIGQVEYATARQEDTLIDIARRTSVGQVEMNMANPKVDRWLPGAGTRVVIPHRYILPDSPRAGIVVNIPEMRLYFFPVQYSTITHKKAVPGKAKAAHGKDGKPAKGKSAPPPVTYVTTTEMGEPVAPASQVITYPVSMGRMDWRTPIGKTRIAQKVKDPTWTPPESIKREHAKKGEILPDVVPAGPENPLGPYAMKLGVPGYLIHGTDRADPAKPFGIGERVTHGCMRMYNEDVTKLFPEVSVGTPVYLVNQPIKLGWSAGELYMEVTWPLDEDIKEIPAKWGDDVLDESNLSEEEIKAIRAKKRTLMVAYLTKLGNTLIEKENAKHAILVDRAAIKAAVEHPSGIPVAIGKLAEPPVIETAPSEYPANPYGSPHPAPQAVPAYPYGGTGQSPAPNAGVPYGQPVPAPPSAPRQYPSQPQAAYPYGTTPYEAAPSRPQAEYPYGGTAQPAPAEQPQYGRPPATYPYGSQPQPRPVQYPSYPAGQSDPYARPQATQPYTPERAAPSSSTMPDPFAPAEEEEEEQ, from the coding sequence ATGCGGAACAACAACCAATCCCTGCCTATCTTCCGGCCCCGGCTCGGTGGCTGGATCGCGGCCCTGCTGGTGCTGGAACCCTGGGGGGTCCGGGCCGAGGTCTATACCCTGCCGTCCGGCAGCGACGATGTGATCGGCCAGGTGGAATACGCCACCGCCCGCCAGGAGGATACCCTCATCGATATCGCCCGCAGGACCAGCGTGGGCCAGGTCGAGATGAACATGGCCAATCCCAAGGTGGACCGCTGGCTGCCCGGCGCGGGCACGCGGGTGGTGATTCCGCACCGCTATATCCTGCCCGATTCCCCCCGGGCCGGCATCGTGGTGAATATCCCGGAAATGCGCCTGTATTTCTTTCCGGTGCAATATTCCACCATTACCCACAAGAAGGCCGTGCCGGGCAAGGCCAAGGCCGCCCATGGCAAGGACGGCAAACCGGCCAAGGGCAAGTCCGCCCCGCCGCCGGTCACGTATGTGACCACCACGGAAATGGGCGAGCCGGTCGCCCCGGCCAGCCAGGTCATCACCTATCCGGTCAGCATGGGCCGCATGGATTGGCGCACGCCCATCGGCAAGACCCGCATCGCGCAGAAGGTCAAGGACCCCACCTGGACCCCGCCCGAATCCATCAAGCGCGAACACGCCAAGAAGGGCGAAATCCTGCCCGATGTGGTGCCCGCCGGTCCCGAGAATCCGCTGGGGCCTTATGCCATGAAACTGGGGGTGCCGGGCTATTTGATCCATGGCACCGACCGGGCCGACCCGGCCAAGCCCTTCGGCATCGGCGAGCGGGTAACCCATGGCTGCATGAGGATGTACAACGAGGACGTGACCAAGCTGTTCCCGGAAGTCTCGGTGGGCACGCCGGTCTATTTGGTCAACCAGCCCATCAAGCTGGGCTGGTCGGCGGGCGAGTTGTACATGGAGGTGACGTGGCCGCTGGACGAGGATATCAAGGAGATTCCGGCCAAATGGGGCGACGACGTACTCGACGAAAGCAATCTGAGCGAGGAGGAGATCAAGGCGATCCGCGCCAAGAAGCGGACCTTGATGGTCGCCTACCTGACCAAGCTGGGGAACACGCTGATCGAGAAGGAAAACGCCAAGCACGCGATCCTGGTGGACCGCGCCGCGATCAAGGCGGCGGTGGAGCATCCCAGCGGGATTCCGGTCGCCATCGGCAAGCTGGCGGAACCGCCGGTGATCGAAACCGCGCCCAGCGAGTACCCGGCGAACCCCTATGGTTCGCCGCATCCCGCCCCGCAAGCGGTACCGGCCTATCCCTACGGTGGCACGGGCCAGTCCCCGGCACCGAATGCCGGGGTCCCCTACGGCCAGCCAGTGCCCGCCCCGCCGTCCGCGCCGCGCCAATATCCTTCCCAGCCCCAGGCCGCCTATCCCTACGGGACCACGCCCTATGAGGCGGCCCCGTCCCGGCCACAGGCGGAGTATCCCTATGGGGGAACCGCCCAACCCGCTCCGGCGGAACAACCCCAGTATGGCCGGCCTCCGGCGACCTACCCCTATGGCTCGCAGCCGCAGCCGAGGCCGGTCCAGTATCC